One window from the genome of Populus alba chromosome 15, ASM523922v2, whole genome shotgun sequence encodes:
- the LOC118050942 gene encoding glutamine synthetase cytosolic isozyme 2 yields MSLLTDLINLNLSDATDKIIAEYIWIGGSGMDLRSKARTLNGAVSDPQKLPKWNYDGSSTGQAPGEDSEVILYPQAIFKDPFRRGNNILVMCDAYTPAGEPIPTNKRHNAAKIFSHPDVVAEVPWYGLEQEYTLLQKDLKWPLGWPVGGYPGPQGPYYCGAGADKAFGRDIVDSHYKACLYAGINISGINGEVMPGQWEFQVGPSVGISAGDELWVARYILERITEIAGVVVSFDPKPIPGDWNGAGAHTNYSTKSMRNDGGFEIIKKAIGNLKLRHKEHIAAYGEGNERRLTGRHETADIHTFSWGVANRGASVRVGRDTEKEGKGYFEDRRPASNMDPYVVTSMIAETTILWKP; encoded by the exons ATGTCTCTCTTAACTGATCTCATCAACTTGAACCTCTCTGATGCCACTGACAAGATCATTGCAGAATACATATG GATCGGTGGTTCTGGTATGGACCTTAGAAGCAAAGCCAGG ACACTCAATGGAGCGGTGAGTGATCCTCAAAAGCTTCCAAAATGGAACTATGACGGTTCAAGCACTGGCCAAGCTCCTGGAGAAGACAGTGAAGTCATCTTATA CCCACAGGCAATCTTCAAGGATCCATTTAGAAGGGGCAACAACATCCTA gTGATGTGTGATGCTTACACCCCAGCTGGAGAGCCAATCCCAACTAACAAGAGACACAACGCAGCAAAGATTTTCAGCCAtcctgatgttgttgctgaggTGCCCTG GTATGGTTTAGAGCAAGAATACACCTTGCTGCAAAAGGATTTAAAATGGCCACTTGGGTGGCCTGTTGGTGGCTATCCTGGACCTCAG gGCCCTTACTACTGTGGTGCTGGTGCTGATAAGGCTTTTGGCCGTGATATTGTTGACTCTCATTATAAGGCCTGTCTTTATGCTGGGATCAACATTTCTGGCATTAATGGAGAAGTGATGCCTGGCCAG TGGGAATTCCAAGTTGGCCCTTCTGTTGGCATCTCTGCTGGAGATGAGTTGTGGGTTGCCCGTTACATTCTTGAG AGGATCACTGAAATTGCTGGAGTGGTTGTTTCCTTTGACCCAAAACCTATTCCG GGTGACTGGAATGGAGCTGGTGCACACACAAACTACAG CACCAAGTCCATGAGAAATGATGGAGGGTTTGAAATTATCAAGAAGGCCATTGGAAATCTTAAACTGAGGCACAAGGAGCACATTGCTGCTTACGGAGAAGGCAATGAGCGTCGTCTGACTGGTCGTCATGAAACAGCTGACATCCACACCTTCTCATGG GGCGTGGCGAATCGTGGCGCTTCAGTGAGAGTCGGTAGGGATACAGAGAAGGAAGGGAAAGGTTACTTCGAGGATAGAAGGCCTGCTTCCAATATGGATCCTTACGTTGTGACCTCCATGATCGCAGAGACAACCATCCTCTGGAAACCATAA